One Polaribacter sp. KT25b DNA segment encodes these proteins:
- the gcvH gene encoding glycine cleavage system protein GcvH encodes MNIPAELKYTKDHEWIQIEGNIATVGITDFAQGELGDIVYVDVDTLDDTVVEGEVFGSVEAVKTVSDLFMPLTGEVVEFNETLEDEPELVNTDPYGKGWMIKIEIKDSSEIEKLLNAEAYKKLIEG; translated from the coding sequence ATGAATATCCCAGCTGAATTAAAGTACACTAAAGATCACGAATGGATTCAAATTGAAGGTAACATTGCAACTGTAGGAATTACAGATTTTGCCCAAGGAGAATTAGGAGATATTGTTTATGTTGATGTAGATACTTTAGATGATACTGTAGTAGAAGGAGAAGTTTTTGGTTCGGTAGAAGCCGTAAAAACAGTTTCAGATTTGTTTATGCCTTTAACTGGAGAAGTAGTAGAGTTTAATGAAACATTAGAAGATGAGCCAGAATTGGTAAATACAGATCCTTATGGCAAAGGTTGGATGATTAAAATAGAAATTAAAGATAGCTCTGAAATAGAAAAATTACTAAATGCTGAAGCTTATAAAAAACTTATTGAAGGATAA
- a CDS encoding VanZ family protein, whose translation MPSSDVKIANIDKAYHSIAYFTLGITWLFSYYKKPEKKYLIVICCIIFGIIIEVMQGKLTSYRSGDYLDAIANSCGILLALLIFNVFSKKKYIN comes from the coding sequence ATGCCAAGTAGTGACGTAAAAATTGCCAATATTGATAAAGCTTATCATAGTATAGCATACTTTACTTTAGGTATAACTTGGTTGTTTTCATATTATAAGAAACCAGAAAAGAAATATTTAATTGTTATTTGTTGTATTATTTTTGGCATAATAATTGAGGTAATGCAAGGTAAATTAACAAGTTACAGGTCAGGAGATTATCTAGATGCCATTGCAAATTCATGCGGAATTCTATTAGCTTTATTAATTTTTAATGTGTTTTCTAAAAAAAAATACATTAATTAA
- a CDS encoding energy transducer TonB produces the protein MEIKKSPKSNLENFSKIFMQIGLVLALFVTYKSIEYKTFDKTYGDLGVVNMSAEMEEEIPITVKPERIEPKSPPPPAPEKIEIVKDEEEIVETVIETTETDETVAVVVAEIVEVEEVEEVIEDVSFMIIEDVPVFPGCSGNKDELKDCFSKMVQKHFSRKFDAELPNELGLSSGRKRVFIGFKIDKNGNIVNVQARGPHPKIEDEVIKVMKQLPKMKPGKQRGKPVGVKYSIPFTLLVE, from the coding sequence ATGGAAATTAAGAAAAGTCCTAAATCAAATTTAGAAAATTTTAGTAAAATTTTTATGCAAATTGGGCTAGTTTTGGCTTTATTTGTTACGTACAAGTCTATAGAATACAAAACTTTTGACAAAACCTACGGCGATTTAGGTGTCGTTAATATGAGTGCAGAAATGGAAGAAGAAATTCCTATTACTGTTAAACCAGAACGAATAGAACCAAAATCTCCACCACCACCAGCTCCAGAAAAGATTGAAATCGTTAAGGATGAAGAAGAAATTGTAGAAACGGTAATAGAAACTACTGAAACTGATGAAACTGTAGCTGTAGTAGTTGCTGAAATTGTAGAGGTAGAAGAAGTAGAAGAAGTTATAGAAGACGTAAGTTTCATGATTATTGAAGATGTACCTGTTTTTCCTGGTTGTTCTGGAAATAAAGACGAGTTAAAAGATTGCTTTAGTAAAATGGTACAAAAACACTTCTCTAGAAAATTTGATGCAGAACTACCAAATGAACTTGGTTTATCTTCAGGTAGAAAAAGAGTATTCATTGGTTTTAAAATTGATAAAAACGGAAATATTGTAAACGTTCAGGCTAGAGGACCACATCCAAAAATTGAAGATGAAGTTATTAAAGTAATGAAACAATTACCTAAAATGAAACCTGGGAAACAAAGAGGGAAACCAGTAGGTGTAAAATATAGTATTCCTTTTACTTTACTAGTTGAGTAA
- a CDS encoding toxin-antitoxin system YwqK family antitoxin — MKNIITICMLSLATIGFTQDKEPTFKAEGDLVKATYYFEDGSVKTQGFFKDKKLAGEWTRFDKKGNKTQIAFYNKGKKVGKWFIWSKNSLKEINYEDNVIASVNEWKPESKVAFINE, encoded by the coding sequence ATGAAAAATATAATAACAATTTGTATGCTTAGTCTTGCAACTATTGGATTTACACAAGATAAAGAACCTACTTTTAAAGCAGAAGGAGATTTAGTAAAGGCTACATATTATTTTGAAGATGGTTCTGTTAAAACTCAAGGTTTTTTTAAAGATAAAAAACTTGCAGGAGAATGGACAAGATTTGATAAAAAAGGTAATAAAACTCAAATTGCTTTTTATAACAAAGGTAAAAAAGTAGGAAAGTGGTTTATTTGGTCTAAAAATTCGTTAAAAGAAATTAATTATGAGGATAATGTAATTGCTTCTGTTAATGAATGGAAACCTGAATCTAAAGTTGCTTTTATTAATGAATAA
- a CDS encoding dodecin family protein gives MAIMKVIEVLANSEKSWEDATRKAVKQASKSVKNIKSVFVQSQSAVVDRDEVIEFRVNLKISFEIN, from the coding sequence ATGGCAATAATGAAAGTTATTGAAGTATTAGCAAATTCTGAAAAAAGCTGGGAAGACGCAACAAGAAAAGCTGTAAAACAAGCATCAAAATCTGTAAAAAATATAAAATCTGTTTTTGTACAGTCTCAAAGTGCAGTGGTTGATAGAGATGAGGTTATAGAATTTAGAGTAAACCTAAAAATTAGTTTCGAAATAAATTAA
- a CDS encoding DUF1304 domain-containing protein encodes MNIIQNIIIGFVALIHIYIVYLEMALWTTKKGIKTFGLKNKEFAEETKVMAANQGLYNGFLAAGLIWSIIINKTDVAIFFLTCVFIAGIYGAYSTKKKSILYIQTIPATIGILFILLN; translated from the coding sequence ATGAACATAATTCAAAATATTATTATTGGTTTCGTTGCTCTTATACATATTTACATTGTCTATTTAGAAATGGCACTTTGGACTACCAAAAAAGGAATAAAAACTTTTGGACTAAAAAACAAAGAATTTGCAGAAGAAACTAAAGTTATGGCTGCAAACCAAGGTTTATATAATGGTTTTTTAGCAGCAGGTTTAATTTGGTCTATTATTATAAATAAAACTGATGTTGCAATATTTTTTCTAACTTGTGTTTTTATAGCTGGTATTTATGGCGCATATTCTACAAAGAAAAAAAGCATTTTATATATACAAACAATACCCGCAACAATAGGAATACTATTTATTCTATTAAACTAA
- a CDS encoding mechanosensitive ion channel family protein, producing the protein MEKYIESAKEILFFYAPKVIAALLILIVGLYMIKIIIKSAKKIMAKGGIDITLQKFLGNLGGWVLKILLFIVVISMLGVETTSFAAILAAAGLAVGLALQGSLANFAGGVLIMIFKPFKIGDLIEAQGQIGVVKEIEIFTTKLIGLSNKEIIIPNGEMSNGTILNYSTEGTRRVDLVIGVSYDADIKKTKEVLMDVLTSHPKVLKDPAPGVTVLELADSSVNFAVRPWCNTADYWNVYFEVTENVKIALDKAEIEIPYPHRVNVNK; encoded by the coding sequence ATGGAAAAATACATTGAATCAGCAAAAGAAATATTATTTTTTTATGCTCCAAAAGTAATTGCGGCTTTATTAATTCTAATCGTAGGTTTATATATGATTAAAATTATTATAAAATCAGCAAAAAAAATAATGGCTAAAGGAGGTATAGACATTACTCTTCAAAAATTTTTAGGAAACCTTGGAGGATGGGTTTTAAAAATATTATTATTTATTGTAGTAATTTCTATGCTAGGTGTAGAAACAACTTCTTTTGCAGCAATACTTGCCGCTGCAGGTTTAGCAGTTGGCTTAGCTTTGCAAGGCTCGTTAGCTAACTTTGCTGGTGGAGTTTTAATAATGATTTTTAAGCCTTTTAAAATTGGCGATTTAATTGAAGCTCAAGGTCAAATTGGAGTTGTAAAAGAAATCGAAATTTTTACTACTAAATTAATTGGTTTATCAAATAAAGAAATAATTATTCCTAATGGAGAAATGTCTAACGGAACAATTTTAAATTATTCTACAGAAGGTACAAGACGTGTAGATTTAGTAATTGGCGTTTCTTATGATGCTGATATCAAAAAAACTAAAGAAGTTTTAATGGATGTTTTAACTTCACATCCAAAAGTATTAAAAGATCCGGCTCCAGGAGTTACTGTGCTTGAATTGGCAGATAGTTCTGTAAATTTTGCCGTAAGACCTTGGTGTAATACTGCTGATTATTGGAATGTGTATTTTGAAGTTACAGAAAATGTTAAAATAGCATTAGATAAAGCAGAAATTGAAATACCTTATCCTCATAGAGTAAACGTTAATAAATAG
- the tsaB gene encoding tRNA (adenosine(37)-N6)-threonylcarbamoyltransferase complex dimerization subunit type 1 TsaB: MSIILNIETTTKNCSVSIANNGTILAIKELNNGNYSHAEVLHPFIVDVLKEANISSDKIDAVAISKGPGSYTGLRIGVSAAKGLCFAFDKPLISIDTLTSLSYSISIDTGFLVPMLDARRMEVYAAVFNEKHEKVREIKAEIIDENSFSEYLKSKKVYFLGDGAQKCKGIITHKNAVFVDAKFPSAKEMAQLSYDKYKKSDIENVAYFEPFYLKDFVVIPEKKKKPIY; the protein is encoded by the coding sequence TTGAGTATCATTTTAAACATAGAAACAACCACTAAAAATTGTTCTGTAAGTATTGCTAATAATGGAACTATTTTAGCAATTAAAGAATTAAATAATGGAAATTATTCTCACGCCGAAGTACTACATCCTTTTATTGTTGATGTTTTAAAAGAAGCTAATATTTCTTCGGATAAAATAGACGCTGTAGCTATAAGTAAAGGACCTGGTTCTTATACAGGCTTAAGAATTGGTGTTTCTGCAGCAAAAGGACTTTGTTTTGCGTTTGATAAACCTTTAATTTCTATTGATACGTTAACTTCTTTGTCTTATTCTATTTCTATTGATACAGGTTTTTTAGTACCTATGTTAGATGCACGAAGAATGGAAGTTTATGCGGCTGTTTTTAATGAAAAACATGAGAAAGTTAGGGAAATAAAAGCAGAAATTATAGATGAAAATTCTTTTTCTGAATATTTAAAAAGTAAAAAAGTTTATTTTTTGGGAGATGGCGCTCAGAAATGTAAAGGTATTATTACTCACAAAAATGCTGTTTTTGTAGATGCTAAATTTCCATCAGCAAAAGAAATGGCACAATTATCTTATGATAAATACAAAAAAAGCGACATAGAAAATGTCGCTTATTTTGAACCTTTTTATTTAAAAGATTTTGTTGTTATTCCTGAAAAGAAAAAGAAACCTATTTATTAA
- a CDS encoding TolC family protein, translating to MKIKFIVLIAFLTSLSIFSQKQWSLKECVDEALAKNISIQQNKLSLELAKKDVEISKGNFLPNLSASTSGGFNSGLSSDENGILKNTNNFSSNVGLSASGIIFNGFRNTNTYKQAQLGVETSILNLKNIENDISLLVVNGYLNILFAKENLNAANVQYEISKKQIEAAESRFKAGVIPKGDLLNAQSTAASDQQSVITQENSLDLALLNLAQLIQVPVAGFDVASINVGSPSAMLLYNNSNLVYQKSLVEMPEIKRAQLAIENADLNIEISKGAFLPTLSYSLSSGTSFYHQFNNLLPNQTNSSFFGQVEDRLQHGLSLSLSIPIFNRFQTKNSVAKSYINKEISETQLESEKLSLKQTIEQAFLDVKSALKSYEVAKISLAAQKEAFKNGQERYNFGAMTQFDFDQVRTRLVNAQATLISSKYDYVFKTKVLQFYAGDLVLE from the coding sequence TTGAAAATTAAATTTATCGTATTAATTGCTTTTTTAACATCACTAAGTATTTTTTCTCAGAAACAATGGAGCTTAAAAGAATGTGTTGATGAAGCTTTAGCAAAGAACATTAGCATTCAACAGAACAAATTAAGTTTAGAATTAGCTAAAAAAGATGTTGAAATTTCGAAAGGAAATTTTTTACCAAATTTATCGGCTTCTACTAGTGGCGGATTTAATTCTGGTTTATCTTCTGATGAAAATGGTATTTTGAAAAACACAAATAACTTTTCCTCTAATGTAGGATTATCTGCAAGTGGTATTATTTTTAATGGTTTTCGAAACACAAATACTTATAAGCAAGCACAATTAGGTGTAGAAACAAGTATTTTAAATTTAAAAAATATAGAAAATGATATTTCATTATTGGTTGTAAACGGATACTTAAATATCCTTTTTGCAAAAGAAAATTTAAATGCAGCTAATGTTCAATACGAAATTAGTAAAAAACAAATTGAGGCTGCAGAAAGTAGGTTTAAAGCAGGTGTAATACCTAAAGGAGATTTGTTAAATGCACAATCTACAGCTGCTTCAGATCAACAAAGTGTAATTACTCAAGAAAACTCTTTAGATTTAGCACTCTTAAATTTAGCCCAATTAATACAAGTTCCTGTTGCTGGTTTTGATGTTGCTTCTATTAATGTTGGATCGCCATCTGCTATGTTATTGTATAACAATTCTAATTTAGTTTATCAAAAATCTTTAGTAGAAATGCCAGAGATTAAAAGAGCACAATTAGCAATTGAAAACGCAGATTTAAATATCGAAATTTCTAAAGGCGCTTTTTTACCAACTTTATCTTATTCTTTAAGTTCTGGTACTTCTTTCTATCATCAGTTTAATAATTTATTACCAAATCAAACAAATTCATCTTTCTTTGGTCAAGTAGAAGATAGGTTACAACATGGTTTAAGCCTTTCTTTAAGTATTCCTATTTTTAATAGATTTCAAACTAAAAATAGTGTAGCTAAATCTTATATTAATAAAGAAATTTCTGAAACTCAATTAGAAAGCGAAAAATTAAGTTTAAAACAAACTATAGAGCAAGCTTTTTTAGATGTTAAATCTGCATTAAAATCTTATGAAGTTGCTAAAATATCTTTAGCAGCTCAAAAAGAAGCTTTTAAAAACGGACAAGAACGTTATAATTTTGGTGCAATGACACAGTTTGATTTTGATCAAGTAAGAACTCGTTTGGTAAATGCACAAGCTACTTTAATTAGCTCTAAGTACGATTATGTTTTTAAAACTAAAGTATTACAATTTTACGCTGGCGATTTAGTTTTAGAATAA
- a CDS encoding DUF420 domain-containing protein, whose amino-acid sequence MNNNLALEKKYRKIITALSIIIPIAVAALFGVNLRDLGFNVEPLTFLPPIYASINGVTAVILIAAVIAIKKGNKKLHEQLNTFAIICSLAFLLMYIAYHMTSDSTKFGGEGAIKYVYFFILFTHIVLSIIVIPFVLLTFMRAKLGNFAQHKKIAKITFPIWLYVAVTGVIVYLMISPYYA is encoded by the coding sequence ATGAATAATAATCTAGCACTAGAAAAAAAGTATAGAAAGATAATTACAGCTTTATCAATTATAATTCCAATTGCAGTAGCAGCTTTGTTTGGTGTTAATTTAAGAGATTTAGGTTTTAATGTAGAACCACTTACCTTCTTACCGCCAATTTATGCTTCTATAAACGGGGTAACTGCTGTAATTTTAATTGCAGCCGTAATCGCTATTAAAAAAGGGAATAAAAAATTACACGAACAATTAAATACCTTTGCTATTATTTGTTCTTTAGCTTTTTTATTGATGTATATTGCATATCACATGACTTCTGATTCTACAAAATTTGGTGGAGAAGGAGCAATTAAATATGTGTATTTCTTCATTTTATTTACGCATATTGTGTTATCTATAATTGTAATTCCTTTTGTGTTGTTAACCTTTATGAGAGCCAAGTTAGGTAACTTTGCACAGCATAAAAAAATTGCTAAAATCACTTTTCCTATATGGTTATATGTTGCAGTTACAGGTGTTATAGTTTATTTAATGATTAGTCCTTATTATGCTTAA
- a CDS encoding SCO family protein, giving the protein MKKKYSYVGVTFIILLFGIYTVPKVVDHFKEVGLHKFNKVPDFEFINQEGKIITNESYKGKVYVVEFFFSTCPSICPIMNQKMLTIQDEFFGNPEFGIASISITPEIDTPEILKEYAKKTGITHKNWNLLTGKSEEIVYTLSNQGFKLYAGKGDEDHAGFEHSGLFALVDKEGYIRSRKDEFGNPIMYYRALQEQSFPDQIVELKEDIKLLLNE; this is encoded by the coding sequence ATGAAAAAAAAATATTCTTATGTAGGTGTTACCTTTATTATTTTACTATTCGGTATTTATACGGTTCCTAAAGTTGTAGACCATTTTAAAGAAGTAGGTTTACATAAATTTAATAAAGTGCCAGACTTTGAATTTATAAACCAAGAAGGTAAAATAATAACAAACGAATCTTATAAAGGTAAAGTGTACGTTGTAGAGTTTTTCTTTTCAACTTGTCCGTCAATTTGCCCAATAATGAATCAGAAAATGTTAACTATTCAAGATGAGTTTTTTGGAAATCCAGAATTCGGAATTGCTTCAATCTCAATAACTCCAGAAATTGATACTCCAGAAATTTTAAAAGAATATGCCAAGAAAACTGGTATCACACATAAAAATTGGAACTTGTTAACAGGTAAGTCAGAAGAGATAGTGTATACTTTATCAAACCAAGGTTTTAAATTATACGCAGGAAAAGGAGATGAAGATCATGCTGGTTTTGAGCATTCTGGTTTATTTGCGTTGGTAGATAAAGAAGGTTATATTCGTTCTCGAAAAGATGAATTTGGTAACCCAATTATGTATTATAGAGCTTTACAAGAGCAAAGTTTTCCAGATCAAATAGTAGAATTAAAAGAAGATATTAAATTGTTGTTAAATGAATAA
- a CDS encoding cytochrome C oxidase subunit IV family protein yields MAHAHESNVKRIWMVFGLLSVVTIIEVFLGIVKPESLHLTSILGTSPLNWIFIILTLFKAYYITWTFMHMEGEKKWFRRSVVWTAVFLICYIVTLLLIEGGYLHSTLAPLVKW; encoded by the coding sequence ATGGCACACGCACACGAATCTAATGTAAAAAGAATCTGGATGGTATTTGGTTTACTATCTGTGGTTACAATTATTGAAGTTTTTTTAGGGATAGTAAAACCAGAATCTTTACACTTAACTAGTATTTTAGGTACAAGCCCATTAAATTGGATCTTTATTATACTTACATTATTTAAAGCATATTATATTACTTGGACTTTCATGCATATGGAAGGAGAAAAAAAATGGTTTAGACGTTCTGTAGTTTGGACAGCAGTTTTTTTAATCTGTTATATAGTAACATTACTTTTAATAGAAGGTGGTTATTTACACAGCACATTAGCACCACTTGTAAAATGGTAA
- a CDS encoding cytochrome c oxidase subunit 3 gives MEANIAIPSDSKETWSGGNVKPFGASYGKMMMWFFIVSDALTFSGFLAAYGLTRFKFIDSWPIADEVFTHIPFIHGNYPMYYVAFMTFILIFSSVTMVLAVDAGHKMQKSKVAWYMFATIIGGLVFVGSQAWEWNTFINGSYGAVKTTNGKVLQFVKDGHQIALSDFVVGERMDERVSSVKQNGLWFESGDAVPQYSLAQITASYNADPSVQIRIEKMDLDTKQKVILSREKGLTELAKGKMVIEGANLKANEYGNTIFADFFFFITGFHGFHVLSGIILNIIIFFNVVLGTYEKRGHYEMVEKVGLYWHFVDLVWVFVFTFFYLV, from the coding sequence ATGGAAGCAAATATTGCTATACCTTCGGATAGTAAGGAGACTTGGAGTGGAGGTAACGTAAAACCATTTGGTGCAAGTTATGGTAAAATGATGATGTGGTTTTTTATCGTTTCTGATGCATTAACCTTTTCAGGGTTTTTAGCGGCTTACGGTTTAACACGTTTTAAATTTATCGATTCGTGGCCAATTGCAGATGAAGTATTTACACACATACCTTTTATACATGGTAATTACCCAATGTATTATGTGGCATTTATGACATTTATACTTATTTTTTCTTCAGTAACAATGGTGCTAGCTGTTGATGCTGGGCATAAAATGCAAAAAAGTAAAGTAGCATGGTATATGTTTGCTACAATTATTGGTGGTTTAGTGTTTGTAGGTTCTCAAGCTTGGGAGTGGAATACTTTTATTAATGGATCTTATGGTGCTGTTAAAACTACAAATGGTAAAGTTTTACAATTTGTTAAAGATGGTCATCAAATAGCATTATCAGATTTTGTTGTTGGTGAAAGAATGGATGAAAGAGTTTCTAGTGTAAAACAAAATGGTTTATGGTTTGAGAGCGGAGATGCTGTTCCGCAATATTCTCTAGCACAAATTACAGCTTCTTATAATGCAGATCCTTCAGTTCAAATTAGAATTGAAAAAATGGATTTAGATACAAAACAGAAAGTTATTTTATCTAGAGAAAAAGGTTTAACAGAATTAGCAAAAGGTAAAATGGTTATTGAAGGTGCTAATTTAAAAGCAAACGAATATGGAAATACAATCTTTGCAGATTTCTTTTTCTTTATAACAGGTTTTCATGGATTTCACGTTTTATCTGGAATCATCCTTAACATTATTATTTTCTTTAATGTTGTCTTAGGTACTTACGAAAAAAGAGGACATTATGAAATGGTAGAAAAAGTAGGGTTATATTGGCACTTTGTAGATTTAGTTTGGGTATTTGTATTTACTTTCTTCTACTTAGTTTAA
- a CDS encoding cytochrome c oxidase subunit 3: MIGEQALKQEYTVAKKKSAKPMLWISMISMVMFFAGLTSAYVISMKRDDWVSFDLPEAFYISTLLIVLSSITLFLSQRFLKQDKRQLSLIMILVTLILGIGFIWQQYVGFNQLKSVGLFFTGPESTVSTSFIIGITFMHVLHLFAGVIVLLVVIYNHFKYKYKSDDMLGFELGAIFWHFVDLLWIYLFFFFYFIR; the protein is encoded by the coding sequence ATGATAGGAGAACAAGCTTTAAAGCAAGAATATACTGTAGCTAAAAAAAAGTCTGCAAAACCAATGTTGTGGATTTCTATGATAAGTATGGTTATGTTTTTTGCAGGATTAACAAGTGCATACGTAATAAGTATGAAACGTGATGATTGGGTTTCTTTCGATTTGCCAGAAGCGTTTTATATTAGTACACTTCTAATTGTTTTAAGTAGTATTACATTATTTTTATCACAAAGATTTTTAAAACAAGATAAAAGACAATTATCATTAATTATGATACTTGTAACATTAATTTTAGGAATTGGTTTTATCTGGCAACAATATGTTGGTTTTAATCAGCTTAAAAGTGTAGGTTTATTTTTTACCGGCCCAGAAAGTACTGTGTCAACATCTTTTATAATTGGTATTACTTTTATGCATGTTTTACACTTATTTGCAGGTGTAATAGTGCTTTTGGTCGTTATTTATAATCATTTTAAATACAAATACAAATCGGATGATATGCTTGGTTTTGAACTAGGTGCAATCTTCTGGCATTTTGTAGATTTATTATGGATTTATCTATTTTTCTTTTTCTATTTTATTAGGTGA
- the cyoE gene encoding heme o synthase, with protein MNSIVISETKISMNTLFTDLKQLTKVGLSLSVVFSSVAGYLLAVDIINYATLLLLALGGFFMVGASNAFNQIIEKETDAIMLRTQNRPLPTNRMTVNVALTIAVLFTILGISILYSINPKTALFGAVSIFIYTSVYTPLKSVTPLSVFVGAIPGAIPFMLGWVAATDHFGIEAGMLFMIQFFWQFPHFWAIGWLQFEEYKKAGFNMLPMNTKDKGAVKQIIFYTCIMILVSIAPVLKLSGKFYIYPITAIIVALLGIVMLYYALQLHKSEKNADARKLMLSSVLYITAVQIIYVVDKFLH; from the coding sequence ATGAATTCAATAGTAATTTCAGAGACAAAAATATCAATGAACACACTTTTTACAGACTTAAAACAGCTTACAAAAGTTGGGCTTTCTTTAAGTGTGGTTTTTTCTTCTGTTGCTGGATATTTATTAGCGGTAGATATTATTAATTACGCAACACTTTTATTATTAGCTTTAGGAGGTTTCTTTATGGTTGGTGCATCAAATGCATTTAATCAAATTATAGAAAAAGAAACAGATGCAATTATGTTGCGTACTCAAAACAGACCTTTGCCAACAAATAGAATGACTGTAAATGTGGCTTTGACAATTGCTGTTTTATTTACTATTTTAGGAATTTCGATTTTATATAGTATCAACCCAAAAACAGCTTTATTTGGCGCGGTTTCAATTTTTATTTATACTAGTGTTTATACGCCTTTAAAATCGGTAACGCCTTTATCTGTTTTTGTTGGTGCAATTCCTGGCGCAATTCCTTTTATGTTGGGTTGGGTTGCTGCTACAGATCATTTTGGTATAGAAGCAGGTATGTTATTTATGATTCAGTTTTTCTGGCAATTTCCACATTTTTGGGCAATTGGTTGGTTACAATTTGAAGAGTATAAAAAGGCTGGCTTTAATATGTTACCAATGAATACCAAAGATAAAGGAGCTGTAAAACAGATCATTTTTTACACTTGTATAATGATTTTAGTTTCAATAGCACCAGTTTTAAAATTATCAGGAAAGTTTTATATTTATCCAATAACAGCAATTATTGTTGCTTTATTAGGAATTGTAATGTTATATTATGCACTACAGTTGCATAAATCAGAAAAAAATGCAGACGCAAGAAAGTTAATGTTGTCTAGTGTTTTGTATATTACCGCTGTGCAAATTATTTATGTAGTTGATAAATTTTTACATTAA
- a CDS encoding MOSC domain-containing protein has protein sequence MKIVSTNIGERKEVIYKKLRVTTGIFKFPVDKPVFLDIEEVKGDAICDRENHGGIDQAIYGYSLKHYEYWKPLYPKLVWSLGMFGENLTIDDLDETKIHVGDTFKVGETILEATLQRSPCYKLGIRFNNMKIVKQFWNTTFCGVYFKVLQTGFVKAGDEFEQIKSCPKKPTIADLLIKRKKEEEI, from the coding sequence ATGAAAATTGTTTCCACAAATATTGGCGAACGAAAGGAAGTTATTTATAAAAAGTTAAGAGTAACTACAGGTATTTTTAAATTTCCTGTTGATAAACCTGTTTTTTTAGATATAGAAGAGGTAAAAGGAGATGCAATTTGTGATCGAGAAAATCATGGCGGAATTGATCAAGCTATTTATGGATATTCTCTAAAACATTATGAGTATTGGAAACCTTTGTATCCGAAGTTAGTGTGGAGTTTAGGGATGTTTGGAGAAAATTTAACAATTGATGATCTTGACGAAACTAAAATTCATGTTGGCGATACTTTTAAAGTTGGAGAAACTATTTTAGAAGCAACATTACAAAGAAGTCCTTGTTATAAATTAGGAATTCGTTTTAATAACATGAAAATTGTAAAACAATTTTGGAATACTACTTTTTGCGGAGTGTATTTTAAAGTGTTGCAAACGGGATTTGTAAAAGCTGGTGATGAATTTGAGCAGATAAAAAGTTGCCCAAAAAAACCAACAATTGCAGATTTATTAATCAAAAGAAAAAAAGAAGAAGAAATTTAA